The following proteins are encoded in a genomic region of Enterocloster clostridioformis:
- a CDS encoding cache domain-containing sensor histidine kinase, producing the protein MHIRETIKVYMNKWTGFRACRDLGARLMLKEKMILSFAATSTGIVVLTGVLHYYMTASRILKEAEATTVQMVGNACQDINELFLQTFQVCSAMNDNISMQKLIRRQFRSIKEMYSYDLEGSMEMMVLPSYNRDIFGVYVLGDNGGRYKSNSSSFLVSDPRDTDWYRIIHATGQAQWFPPHENSYVVSTPYTSYVSMGIPFIDKATGRTKGVVLADIDSDKLSGIAARAVSGAGDVFLMDERNRIMNLTAGEGPWKDRDGVEKARRTVEENLSEIPEYGVSHVLKDKGQLVVYQTLNQTDWKIVGVIPKASITRSAEYIKVLMIMLLALAVVISMILSEIVAESVTRPLFTLVKSMEQVCAGNLETSVKTERRDEIGVLYDSFNHMTGEMRNLIDTIYREQEKLRREELKALQAQINPHFLYNTLDSIIWSLRMRQVEESIEMLTALTDFFKISLSKGRDIITIEEEVKHIKSYLSIQHRRYQEKFDYDINVDPAILSCRTPKLILQPAVENAIYHGIKPMEEKGYIYIHIFPQGGDVLLQVQDTGMGMDKDACSRLNRELDTISSDQQGTGYGVRNVNDKIKIVYGRRYGVTIESAMGEGTVVTLRIGKKGETSDESDYL; encoded by the coding sequence ATGCCGGGACCTGGGAGCCCGTCTTATGCTGAAGGAGAAGATGATTCTTTCATTTGCCGCCACATCAACCGGTATTGTCGTGTTGACCGGCGTTCTCCACTATTATATGACCGCGTCCCGGATCCTTAAGGAGGCGGAGGCCACCACGGTCCAGATGGTGGGCAATGCATGCCAGGATATCAATGAACTGTTTCTCCAGACGTTTCAGGTATGTTCTGCCATGAATGATAATATCAGCATGCAGAAGCTCATAAGACGCCAGTTCCGGTCCATAAAGGAGATGTATTCCTATGACCTGGAGGGGAGCATGGAGATGATGGTGCTTCCTTCCTATAACCGGGATATCTTTGGCGTATATGTGCTGGGGGATAATGGGGGGCGCTATAAGAGCAATTCCTCCTCCTTCCTGGTGTCGGATCCCAGGGACACGGACTGGTATCGGATCATCCATGCCACGGGACAGGCCCAGTGGTTTCCGCCCCACGAGAACTCCTATGTGGTCAGCACCCCCTATACCTCCTATGTGTCCATGGGAATCCCTTTTATTGATAAGGCAACGGGCCGGACAAAGGGGGTGGTTCTGGCGGATATTGATTCCGACAAGCTGTCCGGCATCGCGGCCAGGGCGGTCAGCGGCGCAGGAGATGTGTTTCTGATGGATGAACGGAACCGGATCATGAATCTGACAGCGGGGGAAGGACCGTGGAAGGACAGGGATGGAGTCGAGAAGGCGCGCCGCACGGTGGAGGAAAACCTAAGTGAAATACCGGAATACGGCGTCTCCCATGTGCTGAAGGACAAAGGACAGCTGGTGGTCTACCAGACCCTGAACCAGACGGACTGGAAAATCGTGGGCGTCATACCAAAAGCATCCATTACCCGCTCCGCGGAATATATCAAGGTGCTCATGATAATGCTCCTGGCGCTGGCAGTGGTCATATCCATGATACTGTCCGAAATAGTGGCTGAGTCCGTTACCAGGCCCTTGTTCACCCTGGTAAAGTCAATGGAACAGGTGTGTGCCGGCAATCTGGAAACATCGGTTAAAACGGAGCGCAGGGATGAAATAGGGGTGCTGTATGATTCCTTTAATCATATGACAGGAGAGATGAGGAACCTCATTGACACCATTTACCGGGAACAGGAGAAGCTTCGCAGAGAGGAGTTAAAAGCCCTGCAGGCCCAGATTAATCCCCATTTCCTGTACAATACCCTGGACTCCATCATCTGGTCTCTGAGGATGCGGCAGGTGGAGGAGAGCATTGAGATGCTGACCGCTCTGACAGACTTTTTCAAGATAAGTCTCAGCAAGGGACGGGATATCATTACCATAGAGGAAGAGGTAAAGCACATAAAAAGCTATCTGAGCATCCAGCACCGGCGTTATCAGGAGAAATTTGACTATGACATCAATGTGGATCCGGCCATTTTGTCATGCAGGACCCCAAAACTCATATTACAGCCAGCGGTGGAGAATGCCATCTATCACGGAATCAAGCCCATGGAGGAGAAGGGGTATATTTATATCCATATCTTTCCGCAGGGAGGGGATGTCCTTCTGCAGGTACAGGATACAGGTATGGGGATGGATAAGGACGCATGCAGCCGCCTGAACCGGGAACTGGATACCATATCCTCGGATCAGCAGGGCACTGGTTATGGGGTGCGCAATGTGAACGACAAGATTAAAATTGTATATGGCAGGAGGTATGGGGTGACCATAGAGTCCGCTATGGGAGAGGGAACCGTGGTGACCCTGCGGATTGGAAAAAAGGGGGAGACATCCGATGAGAGCGATTATCTGTGA
- a CDS encoding response regulator transcription factor — MRAIICDDDEIILRGLRSVIDWASLGIELVGTAGNGKEGLALLKEQRPELLMTDIRMPHVDGLQLIEEGKKQNPELMAIVFSGYDDFEYARRALKLGVQDYLTKPINMDELTHLASDCVKRFDEARKDSFEDREDLLRKLLMYEVSDSGPLKEMEHDHCMVLIFESPDSGRLMAAAAGHMREQGAYVLMQRENRCEIAVISPTRMTVEMRASLFVSHTRQLFSEQGQSLTCAQSNVLWGIRLLDQCYQEAHEALKLKYIKGDNQNLRFQDIKGEGKESDPSPILDIDLITPVKSGNVKLLEKRMGELEALLKQAGMDSYIYMQFMVSSLYSTVLKELGDAGICAELVFENPVEEYKKLIGCETIGKAIGVLGENLKRICEYAGSQKSGAYSRPVVKALAYMEENYSSPALSLEDTAAAAGLSSARFSTSFKSETGVTFTDYLLKLRMEKAKELMRDPNRKIYEIAMMTGYSNIPYFSTAFKKYTGCPPSEYREKRQGFSGQTRDSVID; from the coding sequence ATGAGAGCGATTATCTGTGATGACGATGAAATTATTTTACGGGGGCTGCGCAGCGTTATCGACTGGGCGTCCCTGGGGATAGAACTGGTGGGAACAGCCGGAAACGGAAAGGAAGGTCTGGCGCTCTTAAAGGAACAGAGACCGGAACTTCTCATGACAGACATACGTATGCCTCATGTAGACGGACTGCAGCTCATAGAGGAGGGGAAAAAGCAGAATCCGGAACTCATGGCCATTGTGTTCAGCGGTTATGATGATTTTGAATATGCCAGAAGGGCCCTTAAACTGGGAGTTCAGGACTATCTGACCAAACCCATTAACATGGATGAGCTGACCCATTTGGCTTCGGACTGCGTCAAGCGGTTCGACGAGGCCAGAAAAGACTCCTTTGAGGACAGAGAGGATTTGCTGCGCAAGCTTCTGATGTACGAGGTGAGCGACAGCGGCCCGTTAAAGGAGATGGAGCATGACCACTGTATGGTCCTTATCTTTGAATCCCCGGACAGCGGCCGCCTCATGGCAGCGGCCGCCGGCCATATGAGGGAACAGGGGGCCTATGTGCTGATGCAGAGGGAGAATCGCTGTGAGATTGCGGTCATTTCTCCCACCAGGATGACGGTGGAAATGCGGGCAAGCCTCTTTGTAAGCCATACCAGGCAGCTGTTCTCAGAACAGGGGCAGAGCCTGACCTGCGCGCAGAGCAATGTGCTGTGGGGCATCCGGCTGCTGGACCAGTGTTACCAGGAGGCCCATGAAGCCCTTAAATTAAAATATATAAAAGGCGACAACCAGAATCTGCGTTTTCAGGATATCAAGGGGGAGGGAAAGGAAAGCGACCCGTCGCCCATACTGGACATTGACCTTATCACCCCGGTGAAAAGCGGCAATGTCAAGCTTCTGGAAAAGCGCATGGGAGAGCTGGAGGCGCTGCTTAAGCAGGCCGGGATGGATTCCTATATCTATATGCAGTTTATGGTCAGCAGCCTTTACAGCACGGTCCTTAAGGAGCTTGGAGACGCGGGAATATGCGCGGAACTGGTGTTTGAGAATCCGGTGGAGGAATATAAGAAGCTGATTGGGTGCGAGACCATTGGAAAGGCCATCGGCGTGCTGGGGGAAAACCTGAAGCGTATCTGCGAGTATGCCGGCAGCCAGAAATCCGGCGCATATTCCAGGCCGGTGGTGAAGGCTCTTGCCTATATGGAAGAAAACTACAGCAGTCCTGCCCTGTCCCTGGAGGACACGGCCGCTGCCGCGGGACTCAGCAGCGCCAGGTTCAGCACATCCTTTAAGAGTGAGACCGGGGTGACCTTTACAGATTACCTTTTAAAGCTGCGCATGGAAAAGGCCAAGGAGCTGATGCGCGATCCCAACCGCAAGATTTATGAGATTGCCATGATGACCGGTTACAGCAACATTCCCTATTTCAGCACTGCTTTTAAGAAATATACAGGCTGTCCGCCGTCGGAATACAGGGAAAAGCGCCAGGGTTTCTCTGGACAAACCCGCGATTCTGTGATAGACTAA
- the ltrA gene encoding group II intron reverse transcriptase/maturase — translation MGTENRESCSQRDSAERKGYVRAHRSFNRIWKERDSAEPDILSKILNKENLNRAYKRVKANKGAPGVDGMTIEAALPWLRENNYELVERIRKGKYTPSPVRRVEIPKPEGGIRKLGIPTVIDRIIQQAMLQQLMPIYEPLFSKDSFGYRPGRGAKDAILRIKEYIEQGYTRAVVLDLSKYFDTLNHTILLNLLRKQVKDERVVQMVKRYLKSGVMENGVVTETKEGSPQGGNLSPLLANAYLNEFDWEFHRRGVPCIRYADDIVLLAKSERAAERLLESSTKYLEARLKLRVNREKSRTVSVFAIQNFKFLGFCFGKNGTGTYIRVHGTSWKKAKEKLRRLTSRSRCGSIIRTKEKIKVYMRGWLNYYGIADMKKNIESLNGWLYRRIRMCIWKQWKLPKTRMRKLIGLGVDSHYAATIAYDRKGYWFNAGNKAVNWALSKERLINWGFYDLAAAYQSLHTNY, via the coding sequence ATGGGTACAGAAAACAGAGAAAGCTGCTCGCAAAGAGATAGCGCGGAACGCAAAGGGTATGTGAGAGCGCACCGCTCATTCAACCGGATATGGAAGGAAAGAGACAGTGCAGAGCCAGACATCTTAAGTAAGATACTGAACAAGGAAAATCTGAACAGGGCTTACAAAAGAGTGAAGGCAAACAAGGGAGCGCCGGGAGTGGATGGAATGACCATTGAAGCGGCGTTACCATGGCTGAGGGAGAATAACTATGAACTGGTAGAGAGAATCAGGAAGGGGAAGTATACCCCATCTCCAGTCAGGCGTGTGGAGATTCCGAAGCCGGAGGGAGGGATACGAAAGCTTGGTATCCCCACCGTAATAGACCGTATCATCCAGCAGGCAATGCTTCAACAGCTCATGCCAATCTACGAACCATTGTTCTCGAAAGACAGCTTCGGCTATCGTCCGGGACGAGGAGCAAAAGACGCCATTCTCAGGATAAAGGAGTATATCGAACAGGGATACACGAGGGCAGTAGTTCTCGACTTATCGAAATACTTTGATACGCTGAACCATACGATACTGCTGAACCTGTTGAGGAAACAAGTAAAAGACGAAAGAGTGGTGCAGATGGTGAAGCGGTACCTGAAAAGTGGAGTGATGGAAAACGGTGTTGTGACAGAAACGAAGGAAGGCTCCCCGCAGGGAGGAAATCTATCCCCACTCTTAGCAAACGCGTATCTGAATGAGTTCGACTGGGAGTTCCACAGACGGGGCGTACCGTGTATCCGCTATGCAGACGACATCGTACTGCTGGCAAAGAGCGAACGGGCGGCAGAACGACTGCTGGAATCCAGCACGAAATATCTGGAGGCAAGGCTGAAACTGAGAGTGAATCGGGAAAAGAGCCGAACGGTCAGTGTGTTCGCAATCCAAAATTTTAAGTTCCTTGGTTTTTGTTTTGGGAAGAACGGAACAGGGACCTATATCCGTGTCCATGGAACGTCATGGAAGAAAGCCAAGGAGAAACTGCGCAGGCTTACTTCCCGGAGCAGGTGCGGGAGTATCATCCGAACCAAGGAAAAGATAAAAGTCTACATGAGAGGATGGCTGAACTACTATGGGATAGCGGACATGAAGAAAAACATCGAAAGCCTGAATGGATGGTTGTACCGCCGGATACGGATGTGTATCTGGAAACAGTGGAAACTGCCCAAAACCAGAATGAGGAAACTCATAGGACTGGGAGTAGACAGCCATTATGCGGCAACAATAGCCTACGACCGCAAGGGATACTGGTTCAATGCCGGAAACAAGGCGGTCAACTGGGCATTAAGTAAAGAAAGACTGATAAACTGGGGCTTTTATGACTTAGCCGCAGCCTATCAGTCTCTGCACACCAACTATTGA
- a CDS encoding lysylphosphatidylglycerol synthase transmembrane domain-containing protein, whose product MKQKKMNWKEMSIGLCLVALLAWFTFYVLLSGNSAQTLGSTFVRADIRFVSMGFACMFLFVNCEAANIRLLMRTFGKKVPYWRSLSYAFTDFYFSAITPSATGGQPMQLYYMVRDGFGAAHSSFSLLATAAVYQMTVLVYGCVMVGANLPFVMGQGRVIRLLLVFGILVNGFCSGLILLIILNGLLAEKTMLWIAGALSRAGIIKNRKRAVQRVEGLIDEYSRGGSYLRQYPLAAVRMFIHSAVQLTALYLVPYWACRALGLSVQIKDVLALQAILSLAVTAVPLPGSVGASEGSFLALYRTLLGTGQSFSVMLLSRGISFYAMLCISGLVTAFLQFARRGKSASPV is encoded by the coding sequence ATGAAACAGAAAAAGATGAACTGGAAGGAGATGTCCATTGGGCTCTGTCTGGTGGCTTTGCTGGCCTGGTTCACATTCTATGTGCTGTTGAGCGGTAATTCCGCCCAGACCCTGGGCAGTACCTTCGTGAGGGCGGATATCAGGTTCGTATCCATGGGGTTTGCCTGCATGTTTCTGTTCGTCAACTGTGAGGCGGCTAATATCCGGCTTTTGATGCGGACCTTCGGGAAAAAAGTACCTTACTGGCGCTCTCTTTCCTATGCGTTCACGGATTTTTACTTCAGTGCCATCACCCCCTCAGCCACGGGAGGGCAGCCCATGCAGCTTTACTATATGGTCAGGGACGGCTTTGGGGCAGCCCACAGTTCATTTTCCCTGCTGGCCACGGCCGCGGTGTATCAGATGACGGTGCTGGTTTACGGGTGTGTTATGGTTGGGGCTAATCTGCCCTTTGTCATGGGCCAGGGCAGAGTCATACGGCTGCTCCTGGTTTTTGGAATATTGGTAAATGGATTCTGTTCCGGCCTTATCCTGTTAATCATCCTCAATGGTCTTTTGGCGGAAAAAACAATGCTGTGGATTGCAGGCGCACTGAGCAGGGCCGGAATCATTAAGAACAGGAAACGCGCAGTGCAGAGGGTGGAGGGCCTGATTGATGAGTACAGCAGGGGAGGATCCTATCTGAGACAGTATCCCCTGGCGGCGGTCAGAATGTTCATCCATAGTGCCGTTCAGCTGACTGCCCTGTATCTGGTTCCTTACTGGGCCTGCCGGGCTCTGGGCCTGTCCGTCCAAATAAAAGATGTCCTGGCCCTTCAGGCTATTTTGAGCCTGGCGGTCACCGCGGTACCCCTTCCCGGTTCCGTGGGGGCTTCAGAGGGGAGTTTTCTTGCGCTGTACCGCACCCTTCTGGGGACAGGCCAGAGCTTTTCCGTGATGCTCTTAAGCAGGGGAATCAGCTTTTACGCAATGCTGTGCATAAGCGGGCTGGTAACCGCCTTCCTGCAGTTTGCGAGAAGGGGAAAATCTGCCTCACCGGTGTGA